Proteins from a single region of Rhodopirellula halodulae:
- a CDS encoding triphosphoribosyl-dephospho-CoA synthase codes for MTLRGPADAIQYACVLEATAPKAGNVHPVARFDDLCFADFVTAAELASNELTRPATGLGDRIYELVLQTRRKTRTNVNLGIALLLGPIVFVEEKFRQSKEDWTLDRWSDAVRSVLETLPKRQSQRIAEAIATSMAGGMDGDYQPSDSSLDVESSAAEEYDIMAGMREAKDRDLIAAEYAGGFRSFFEEVVPTMQSCVNETGDLLSGIAWTHLRLLASRGDTLIARKNGAQAEQIIREQARQCCIDFEKDRNVLHIAKFDRMLREEGHRRNPGTTADFVAAALYVCLRMHELPDVTA; via the coding sequence ATGACTTTGCGCGGCCCGGCCGATGCGATCCAGTACGCTTGCGTTTTGGAAGCGACCGCACCGAAAGCTGGCAACGTTCATCCGGTGGCTCGGTTTGATGATCTTTGCTTTGCGGACTTTGTTACCGCTGCCGAACTCGCGTCCAACGAGCTGACTCGTCCAGCAACGGGCTTGGGCGACCGGATTTATGAGTTGGTGCTGCAGACGCGACGCAAGACGCGGACGAATGTGAACCTTGGGATCGCGTTGCTGTTGGGGCCGATTGTTTTTGTGGAAGAAAAGTTTCGCCAGTCCAAGGAAGATTGGACATTGGATCGGTGGAGCGACGCGGTGCGATCGGTCTTGGAGACACTGCCGAAGCGCCAAAGTCAGCGCATAGCAGAAGCCATCGCGACATCGATGGCCGGTGGAATGGACGGCGACTATCAACCAAGTGATTCGTCGCTGGACGTGGAAAGTTCCGCCGCGGAAGAGTACGACATCATGGCGGGGATGCGAGAGGCAAAGGATCGGGATTTGATCGCGGCCGAATATGCGGGCGGCTTTCGGTCCTTTTTTGAAGAAGTCGTTCCCACCATGCAGTCGTGTGTCAACGAAACCGGAGATCTGCTGTCTGGGATCGCGTGGACGCACTTGCGATTGTTGGCGTCTCGCGGTGACACGCTGATCGCGAGAAAGAATGGCGCCCAGGCGGAACAGATCATTCGGGAACAAGCCCGGCAATGTTGCATCGACTTTGAGAAGGATCGCAACGTGTTGCACATTGCCAAATTCGATCGGATGCTCCGCGAGGAAGGACATCGACGAAACCCAGGCACCACCGCAGATTTCGTCGCCGCGGCGTTGTACGTTTGTCTGCGGATGCACGAGCTACCGGACGTGACTGCATAG